A DNA window from Brenneria izadpanahii contains the following coding sequences:
- a CDS encoding M48 family metallopeptidase translates to MTPRISLPLLALSITALLSGCQNLDSGALLQSGAQAFQAATLTDDQVKTLSNQSCEQMDKEAQIAPANSAYTKRLNKIADALGHDINGTPANYKVYLTKDVNAWAMANGCIRVYSGLMDMMTDNEVEGVLGHEMGHVALGHTRKAMQVAYAATAARSAAASAGGVAASLSQSQIADLGEKLVNAQFSQSQEKQADDYSFDLLKKRGLKREGLATSFEKLAKLDAGRESSMFDSHPASEERAKHIRDRIAAEK, encoded by the coding sequence ATGACACCTCGAATTTCTTTGCCTTTGCTTGCTCTAAGTATTACCGCTTTACTCAGCGGCTGCCAGAATCTCGACTCCGGCGCATTACTGCAGTCCGGCGCCCAGGCATTTCAGGCCGCCACGCTAACCGACGATCAGGTGAAAACGCTGAGTAACCAATCCTGCGAGCAGATGGATAAAGAGGCTCAGATCGCCCCCGCCAATAGCGCGTATACAAAGCGCCTGAATAAAATTGCGGATGCGTTAGGGCACGATATTAACGGCACGCCGGCCAACTATAAGGTCTACCTAACAAAGGATGTGAATGCCTGGGCGATGGCAAATGGATGCATCCGCGTGTACAGCGGCCTGATGGATATGATGACGGATAATGAAGTCGAAGGCGTTCTGGGACACGAAATGGGTCACGTTGCGCTAGGCCACACCCGGAAAGCCATGCAGGTTGCTTACGCCGCCACGGCCGCACGCTCGGCCGCCGCTTCCGCCGGCGGGGTAGCTGCGTCGTTATCGCAGTCTCAAATCGCCGATCTGGGCGAAAAGCTGGTTAATGCGCAGTTCTCTCAGTCACAAGAGAAGCAGGCCGATGATTATTCGTTCGATCTGCTGAAAAAACGCGGCCTCAAACGGGAAGGACTGGCGACCAGCTTTGAAAAACTGGCCAAGCTGGATGCCGGGCGTGAAAGCAGCATGTTTGATTCCCATCCCGCATCGGAAGAGCGGGCCAAACATATCCGTGACCGCATTGCCGCTGAAAAGTAA
- the tkt gene encoding transketolase, with product MSSRKELANAIRALSMDSVQKAKSGHPGAPMGMADIAEVLWRDYLNHNPADPHWANRDRFVLSNGHASMLIYSLLHLTGYDLSIEELKNFRQLHSKTPGHPEYGYTPGVETTTGPLGQGIANAVGMAIAERTLAAQFNRPGHEIVDHYTYAFLGDGCMMEGISHEVCSLAGTMKLGKLTAFYDDNGISIDGHVDGWFTDDTAARFEAYGWHVVRGVDGHDADAIKRAINEARLVTDKPSLLMCKTVIGFGSPNKAGTHDVHGAPLGDSEVAAVREQLGWKYPPFEIPAEIYAEWDAKAAGKRKEAAWDEAFAAYASAYPDLAAEFKRRTNGDLPDNWQADAQKFIEQLQANPAKIASRKASQNALEAYGKLLPEFLGGSADLAPSNLTMWSGSTSLDKDAAGNYIHYGVREFGMTAIANGISLHGGFIPYTATFLMFVEYARNAVRMAALMKIRSIYVYTHDSIGLGEDGPTHQPVEQLASLRVTPNMSVWRPADQVETAVAWKYAIERKDGPTALILSRQNLAQQERSAQQLADVAKGAYVLKDCAGQPDVILIATGSEVELAVGAYDKLTAEGHKVRVVSMPSTDAFDKQDEAYREAVLPQAVSARVAIEAGIADYWYKYVGLNGAIVGMESFGESAPAELLFAEFGFTVDNVAAKAKALLK from the coding sequence ATGTCCTCTCGTAAAGAACTTGCCAATGCTATCCGTGCGCTGAGTATGGATAGTGTGCAAAAAGCTAAATCCGGTCACCCAGGCGCCCCGATGGGGATGGCGGATATCGCCGAAGTCCTGTGGCGCGATTACCTTAACCATAATCCTGCTGATCCGCATTGGGCCAACCGCGACCGCTTTGTCCTGTCCAACGGCCACGCTTCAATGCTGATCTATAGCCTGCTTCATCTCACAGGTTATGACCTGTCGATCGAAGAGTTGAAAAACTTCCGTCAACTGCACTCCAAAACCCCCGGTCACCCTGAATATGGTTACACCCCAGGCGTGGAAACCACCACCGGGCCGCTGGGCCAGGGCATCGCCAACGCGGTCGGCATGGCGATTGCCGAACGTACGCTGGCCGCGCAGTTTAACCGTCCGGGCCATGAGATCGTCGATCATTACACCTATGCCTTCCTGGGCGACGGCTGCATGATGGAAGGGATTTCCCACGAAGTTTGCTCGCTGGCCGGCACCATGAAACTTGGCAAGCTGACCGCATTTTACGATGACAACGGCATTTCCATTGACGGCCACGTAGACGGCTGGTTTACCGATGATACTGCCGCCCGTTTTGAAGCATATGGCTGGCATGTCGTCCGCGGCGTAGACGGCCACGATGCCGATGCGATTAAACGCGCCATCAACGAAGCGCGGCTGGTTACCGATAAGCCATCGCTGTTGATGTGTAAAACGGTGATCGGTTTCGGTTCGCCGAATAAAGCCGGCACGCACGACGTCCACGGCGCGCCGCTGGGCGACAGCGAAGTCGCGGCGGTGCGTGAACAACTGGGCTGGAAGTATCCGCCGTTTGAGATCCCCGCAGAAATTTATGCCGAGTGGGACGCGAAAGCGGCCGGCAAACGTAAAGAAGCGGCCTGGGATGAAGCCTTTGCCGCCTATGCCAGCGCTTATCCCGATCTGGCCGCCGAGTTTAAACGCCGCACCAATGGCGATTTACCGGATAACTGGCAGGCCGATGCGCAGAAATTCATTGAGCAGTTGCAGGCTAACCCGGCGAAAATCGCCAGCCGCAAGGCGTCGCAGAATGCGCTGGAAGCCTACGGTAAACTGCTGCCGGAATTTCTGGGCGGCTCCGCCGACCTGGCGCCAAGCAACCTGACGATGTGGTCTGGTTCGACGTCGCTGGATAAGGATGCCGCCGGGAATTACATCCACTACGGCGTGCGTGAGTTCGGCATGACGGCGATTGCCAACGGCATTTCGCTGCACGGCGGCTTTATCCCTTATACCGCCACTTTCCTGATGTTTGTGGAATATGCCCGTAATGCGGTCCGCATGGCGGCGCTGATGAAAATTCGCAGCATCTACGTCTATACCCATGACTCCATTGGCCTGGGCGAAGACGGCCCGACTCACCAGCCGGTCGAGCAGTTGGCCAGCCTGCGCGTTACGCCGAATATGAGCGTCTGGCGTCCGGCCGATCAGGTTGAAACGGCGGTGGCATGGAAATACGCCATCGAACGTAAGGACGGCCCGACCGCATTGATCCTGTCGCGTCAGAATCTGGCTCAGCAGGAACGCAGCGCGCAGCAATTGGCGGATGTGGCGAAGGGCGCCTATGTGCTGAAAGACTGCGCCGGCCAGCCGGATGTCATTCTGATCGCCACGGGTTCCGAAGTGGAACTGGCCGTCGGCGCTTATGACAAACTGACGGCGGAAGGGCATAAGGTGCGCGTGGTGTCCATGCCGTCAACCGATGCGTTCGACAAACAGGACGAAGCCTATCGTGAGGCCGTATTGCCGCAAGCGGTATCGGCTCGCGTGGCGATCGAAGCGGGTATCGCGGACTACTGGTACAAGTATGTCGGCCTGAACGGCGCGATTGTAGGAATGGAAAGCTTCGGCGAATCCGCTCCGGCAGAGTTGCTGTTTGCAGAGTTCGGCTTCACGGTTGATAACGTGGCGGCAAAGGCCAAAGCGTTGTTGAAGTAA
- a CDS encoding ABC transporter substrate-binding protein — MLIKIDTVIIAIAILGSVPAYAEFPAGYPSDYQAIVDGAGKEGKVVVYSTTDTKAAGPLIQGFEALYPGVKVEYNDMNSTELYNRFISEQASGGASGDVLWSSSMDTALKLAADYALEYASPEQAQLPKWAVWKEKAYGTTYEPVAFIYNKRLIPQGDVPGSHADLAKLIASQTDKFNRKVTTYDIEKSGLGFMLSVQDAKEDPNYFTTLADVAKGGLSVQSSTGTMMERVSSGENLIGFNILGSYAEARAKTDPSLGIVYPKDYTLVLSRVSFISSEAPHPNAAKLWFNYVLSEKGQSILANQADIPSIRNDIEGKNDIEGMTQMLGDALKPIPVDESLLEYLQPVKRLDYIKQWRTAAAK; from the coding sequence ATGTTGATAAAAATCGACACGGTGATCATTGCGATCGCCATACTGGGTTCGGTCCCCGCCTACGCTGAATTTCCGGCAGGATATCCGTCTGACTATCAGGCCATCGTTGACGGCGCCGGGAAAGAGGGCAAGGTTGTCGTGTACTCAACTACCGACACCAAAGCGGCCGGTCCGTTGATTCAGGGATTTGAAGCTCTGTATCCGGGCGTTAAGGTCGAATACAACGATATGAACAGCACGGAATTGTATAACCGTTTTATCAGTGAACAGGCGTCGGGTGGCGCCAGCGGCGATGTGCTGTGGAGCTCGTCGATGGATACCGCACTGAAACTGGCGGCCGACTATGCGCTGGAATACGCTTCTCCAGAGCAGGCCCAGTTGCCTAAATGGGCCGTTTGGAAAGAGAAAGCCTACGGCACCACCTACGAGCCGGTGGCGTTTATCTATAACAAACGCCTGATCCCGCAGGGAGACGTACCCGGTTCGCACGCTGACCTGGCAAAACTCATCGCCAGCCAGACAGACAAATTCAACAGAAAGGTCACCACCTACGATATTGAAAAGTCAGGGCTGGGGTTTATGTTGTCGGTACAGGACGCCAAGGAGGATCCGAATTATTTCACTACGCTGGCTGATGTCGCCAAGGGCGGTTTGTCGGTACAGTCTTCCACCGGCACCATGATGGAAAGGGTGTCATCAGGAGAAAATCTGATTGGTTTCAACATACTGGGCTCCTATGCCGAAGCGCGGGCCAAAACGGATCCTTCGCTGGGCATCGTGTATCCGAAGGATTACACCCTGGTGCTGTCGCGCGTCTCCTTTATCAGCAGTGAAGCGCCCCATCCCAACGCGGCGAAACTGTGGTTTAACTATGTGCTGTCCGAAAAAGGGCAGAGCATTCTTGCCAATCAGGCTGATATTCCTTCCATCCGTAACGATATCGAAGGCAAGAATGATATTGAAGGCATGACGCAAATGTTGGGCGATGCGTTAAAGCCAATCCCGGTCGATGAAAGCCTGCTTGAGTACCTACAACCGGTGAAACGCCTGGATTACATCAAACAGTGGCGTACAGCGGCGGCAAAATAA